A DNA window from Hordeum vulgare subsp. vulgare chromosome 1H, MorexV3_pseudomolecules_assembly, whole genome shotgun sequence contains the following coding sequences:
- the LOC123408231 gene encoding protein GRAVITROPIC IN THE LIGHT 1-like: METLMAAELPQQKAGGLARRLARLLRRKRSPAGSGVAYSVASDVYDESLDSSINSLSKLKLSGNMDAAYSLDAFFKTAAKKGAPRQSPVPAADAHAFVASLFAGVSAVKASYARLQLAQHPYDADAIQSADAALVVELGKLLDHRRQYLRDPVGAVKNAEAGPAAIANEQRHLIRTYEITARKLETELCAGDTEALRVRGELADELRAVRALEERVHPGGTLAALDDLHLSGFKATHFLTALRVAVKSIRSFARSMLDEMRLAGWDPAAAAGAVHPSVPLRHAGDAKFAIESYITLKMFTNFHRRDFGLNHLQERGSFDRRRFFEEFAELKTVPASTLLEAGSSRWSALGKFLRDRYLSLVHERMEAAFFGRPVQRALVSAGVAFPETAWFAEFAEMARRVWLLHCLFFAFDGGDDGASIFQARAGDRFSEVYMESISDMDGEDGAGMALALAENRVVGFTVVPGFVVGRSVLQSRVYLSRPGRHT, encoded by the coding sequence ATGGAGACGCTAATGGCGGCCGAGCTGCCGCAGCAGAAGGCGGGGGGGCTCGCGCGGAGGCTTGCGAGGCTCCTCCGCCGCAAGCGCTCGCCGGCGGGGTCGGGCGTGGCATACTCTGTGGCCAGCGATGTGTACGACGAGTCCCTGGATAGCTCCATCAACTCGCTCAGCAAGCTCAAGCTCTCTGGGAACATGGATGCGGCCTACTCCCTCGACGCCTTCTTCAAGACTGCAGCCAAGAAGGGCGCGCCGCGCCAGTCTCCGGTGCCGGCGGCGGACGCGCATGCGTTTGTCGCGAGCCTTTTTGCCGGGGTTTCCGCTGTGAAGGCGTCGTACGCTCGGCTGCAGCTCGCCCAGCACCCCTACGACGCTGATGCGATACAGTCCGCGGACGCCGCGTTGGTCGTGGAGCTCGGCAAGCTCTTGGACCACAGGAGGCAGTACCTCAGGGACCCGGTCGGCGCCGTCAAGAACGCGGAGGCGGGCCCCGCCGCAATCGCCAACGAGCAGCGCCACCTCATTCGGACCTATGAAATCACGGCGCGCAAGCTGGAGACGGAGCTGTGCGCGGGGGACACCGAAGCGCTGCGCGTCAGGGGCGAGCTCGCCGACGAGCTCCGCGCCGTGCGCGCACTGGAGGAGCGCGTCCACCCCGGTGGAACGCTCGCCGCGCTCGACGACCTCCACCTCTCCGGCTTCAAGGCTACTCACTTCCTCACCGCGTTGCGCGTCGCCGTCAAGTCCATCCGCTCCTTTGCCAGGTCAATGCTCGACGAAATGCGGCTAGCCGGCTGGGATCCCGCCGCGGCCGCTGGTGCGGTGCACCCGAGCGTCCCGTTGCGCCACGCCGGCGACGCCAAGTTCGCGATCGAGTCCTACATCACGCTGAAGATGTTCACAAACTTCCACCGGAGAGACTTCGGCCTGAATCATTTGCAGGAACGGGGCTCCTTCGACCGGCGCCGCTTCTTCGAAGAGTTCGCGGAGCTCAAGACAGTGCCGGCTTCCACGCTCCTTGAAGCGGGGAGCTCACGGTGGAGCGCGCTCGGCAAGTTCTTGCGGGACAGGTACTTGTCTCTGGTTCACGAGCGGATGGAAGCGGCGTTCTTCGGAAGGCCAGTGCAGCGCGCCCTGGTGAGCGCCGGGGTGGCATTCCCGGAAACGGCGTGGTTTGCCGAGTTCGCCGAGATGGCGCGCCGCGTCTGGCTGCTGCATTGCCTATTCTTCGCGTTcgatggcggcgacgacggcgcgtCCATCTTCCAGGCACGGGCAGGTGACCGGTTCTCGGAGGTCTATATGGAGAGCATAAGCGACATGGACGGCGAAGACGGTGCCGGCATGGCACTGGCTCTGGCCGAGAACCGCGTCGTCGGGTTCACCGTTGTGCCGGGGTTCGTAGTCGGCCGGTCAGTGCTGCAATCCCGAGTATACCTCTCGCGCCCCGGGCGACATACGTGA